The Actinotalea sp. JY-7876 sequence GGATGCACTCGTTCGGCCGATTCGGGCCGACGACACACCGATGCAGGATCAGCGCACCACACGCGCACGATCAAGGACGCACGGGCGGCGGGTCGACGTGGACCCCGCCCGGTGCGGGCTTCGCGCACCTCCCAGCACAGCACACAGGGTGTGGAGAACTATGTGGATCACCGCGTGCCGTGCGAGACTCGCCGCCGGATCTGGCCCCCGCAGCACGCACCAGGAGCGATCACCGTGCCCCCACAGGACGACTCGATCGCGCAGGTCTGGGACCGCGCCGTCGGCCGACTCGCCAACGACCCTGCCACCAGCTCGCAGCAGCTCGCGTTCATCCGTCTCGTCCGCCCGCTCGGGCTGCTCGACGGCACCGCCCTGCTCGCCGTCGGCAACGAGTTCACCAAGGACTACCTCGAGTCCCGGGTGCGCACCGAGCTCAACGCCGCGCTGAGCGAGGTGCTGGGGATGGACGCGCGCTTCGCGGTCACGGTCGACCCGTCCCTCGACACCGAGGCGGCGCGTCCCGCGACCGAGCGCCCGGACCGGCAGGACCGCGACCGCGACGACCGCCTCGACGCGCGCGGGCACGACCGCCACGACGACGACGACGAGCGGGCTCCGCAGCCCAGCTACGGCGAGCGCTCGCTCGGCCGGGTCACCCCGTCCGCGCGACCCCAGGTCGAGCCGGCGCGCCTCAATCCCAAGTACCTGTTCGAGACCTTCGTCATCGGGGCCTCGAACCGGTTCGCGCACGCCGCCGCCGTCGCCGTCGCGGAGGCACCCGCGAAGGCCTACAACCCGCTGTTCATCTACGGCGACTCCGGCCTGGGCAAGACGCACCTGCTCCACGCGATCGGCCACTACGCGTTCTCGCTGTACCCGGGCGTGCGCGTGCGCTACGTGAACTCCGAGGAGTTCACCAACGACTTCATCAACTCCATCGGTGAGGGCAAGGCCGGCGCGTTCCAGCGCCGCTACCGCGAGGTGGACGTCCTGCTCGTCGACGACATCCAGTTCCTGCAGGGCAAGGAACAGACGATGGAGGAGTTCTTCCACACCTTCAACACGCTGCACAACGCGGACAAGCAGGTCGTGATCACGTCCGACCTGCCGCCCAAGCAGCTCAACGGCTTCGAGGACCGCATGCGGTCGCGCTTCGAGTGGGGCCTGATCACCGACGTCCAGCCGCCGGACCTGGAGACCCGCATCGCGATCCTGCGCAAGAAGGCGGGCAACGAGAAGCTCCAGGCGCCCGACGACGTGCTGTCCTACATCGCGTCCAAGATCTCCACGAACATCCGCGAGCTCGAGGGCGCCCTCATCCGCGTCACGGCCTTCGCCAACCTCAACCGGCAGCAGGTCGACCTCGCCCTCGCGGAGATCGTCCTCAAGGACCTCATCACCGACGAGGACACCGCCGAGATCACGGCCGCGGCGATCATCGCCCAGACGGCGAACTACTTCGGCCTGACGATCGACGACCTGTGCGGCTCGTCGCGGTCCCGCGTCCTGGTCACGGCTCGGCAGATCGCCATGTACCTGTGCCGCGAGCTCACCGACATGTCGCTGCCCAAGATCGGTCAGCAGTTCGGCGGCCGCGACCACACGACCGTCATGCACGCGAACCGCAAGATCCGTGAGCTCATGGCCGAGCGCCGCTCGATCTACAACCAGGTCACCGAGCTGACGAACCGGATCAAGCAGCAGCACCGCGGCTGACGCCTCGTCCGGGTCGTCCCTCTTTGACCCGTAGGACGACTGTTCACAACTGTGGAGATCCCTGTGGACGACGGTGGACGGGGACCGTGCTGGGTGTGGACGCCCGGGGTCCGGCCGGTGGACGGGAGGTGGCCACCCGGCGGCCGTCCACCGCCGCGGGTCGTCGTGCACCGATCGGTCGACACCGGGTGCACAGCCGCGCCGGGCGATGTGACCTGCGAGAACGTGGGATCTCCACATCGTCCACAGCACCGATGATGACGACGAGTCTTCTCTTCTCCAGGGATCCACAACGCCTTCATGGGTGGGGGCGGCGAACGACAGGAACCTGCGATCCGGGCCGCCGACGCCCACCCGGGTCGCGCATCACACGGATGGTGTTCGTCGCCAGCCCGACTCGCGTACTGTTCAGCCCAGATCAGCGGGCGCAGCGCGCCGTCGTGCCCGTCAGGGCCGCCGCGGCTCGCAGCAACCGGCAGCAGACCGGCGCCCGGCTGGACCACCGGCACGGCGCGCCAGCACACGGCCGCACGGGGGAGACCCCGGTGGGGCCCGAAGGGATGAGCGATGAGGTTCAGGGTCGACCGTGACGTCCTCGCCGAGGCGGTGACCTGGACGGCACGCTCCCTGCCGACGCGCCCCCCGGTCCCCGTGCTGGCGGGTGTGCGGCTCGAAGCCGATGCGAGCGGCGTCGTGCAGCTCTCGAGCTTCGACTACGAGGTCTCCGCGCGGTCCGAGATCGCCGCCGACGTGAGCGAGCCCGGCACCGTCCTGGTGTCCGGCCGACTCCTCGCCGAGATCTCCCGGGCGCTGCCGGCCAAGCCGGTCGACGTCGTGCTCGACGGCACCAAGGTCTCCGTGACGTGCGGCGCCAGCCGCTTCACGCTCCTGACGATGCCCGTCGAGGACTACCCCGCCCTGCCCGCGATGCCCGGCGTCGTCGGCACGATCGCCGGCCCCGACCTGGTCGAGGCCGTGGCGCAGGTGACCGTCGCCGCGAGCCGCGACGACACGCTGCCGCTGCTCACCGGGGTGCGGGTCGAGATCGAGGGCGAGGTCATCACGCTGCTCGCGACGGACCGCTACCGCCTCGCGCTGCGGACCGTGGGCTGGTCGCCGGCCGACCCGGCCCACTCGTCGGTCGCGCTGGTCCGGGCGCGGACGCTGTCGGACGCCGCCAAGTCCCTGGGCTCGAGCGACCGCGTGACGGTCGCGCTCGCCACGGGCGCCGGCGTGGACCTCATCGGGTTCGAGGCCGGCGGCCGGCACACGACCTCGCTCCTGGTCGACGGCGACTACCCGGCGGTCCGCCGGCTGTTCGCCGCGGAGAAGCCGATCCACGCCGTCGTCTCGACGCAGGCGCTGACGGAGGCCGCCCGGCGCGTCTCCCTCGTCGCCGAGCGCAACACGCCGATCCGCCTCGCGTTCAGCGAGGGTCAGGTGGTGCTCAACGCCGGCCAGGGCGATGATGCACAGGCCTCGGAGGCCCTCGAGGCGAGCCTCGTCGGCGAGGACATCGCCGTGGCGTTCAACCCGCAGTTCCTCCTCGACGGCCTCGGCGCGCTGAGCACCGAGTTCGTGCGCCTCGCGTTCACGCACCCGAACAAGCCGGTCGAGTTCACCGGCCAGCGCGCGCTCGAGGGGGACGACGACCAGAGCTACCGGTACCTGCTCGTCCCGATCCGTTTCGCCAGCTGACCCCAGGGGGAACCCGGCATGCACCTCGGACTCGTCGGTCTCGGCAAGATGGGCGCGAACATGCGCCAGCGGCTGCGTGACCAGGGCCTGCAGGTCACCGGGTACGACCGCAACCCCGAGGTGTCCGACGTCGAGAGCCTCGCGGCGCTCGTCGAGGCGCTGCCGCAGGGCCGCCGCGTCGTGTGGGTCATGGTGCCGTCGGGCGGGCCGACGCGGAGCACCGTCGAGGAGCTCGGCACGCTCCTGACCAGCGGGGACGTCGTCGTCGAGGGCGGGAACTCGTACTACAAGGACGACATCGAGCACGCCGCGCGGCTCGCGGAGGCGGGCATCCGCTACGTCGACGTGGGCGTCTCGGGCGGCGTCTGGGGCCTGGCCAACGGCTACGGCCTCATGGCCGGCGGGTCCGCCGAGGACGTCGAGCACCTCATGCCGGTGTTCGACGCCCTGCGCCCGGAGGGCCCTCGCGAGGAGGGCTTCGTGCACGCGGGCTCGGTGGGCGCCGGGCACTTCGCCAAGATGGTGCACAACGGCATCGAGTACGGCGTGATGCAGGCGTACGCCGAGGGCTACGAGCTGCTCGCCGCGCAGGACGTCGTCACCGACGTCGTCGGGACCATGCGCGCCTGGAAGCGCGGGACCGTCGTGCGGTCCTGGCTGCTCGACCTGCTCGTGGCCGCGCTCGAGAAGGACCCGGGCCTGAGCGCGATCGACGACTACGTCGAGGACTCCGGCGAAGGGCGCTGGACGGTGGACGAGGCGATCGACCAGGCCGTCCCGCTGCCCGTGATCTCGGCCGCGCTCTTCGCGCGGTTCGCCTCGCGTCAGGAGCCCTCCCCCGCGATGAAGGCCGTGGCGGCGCTGCGTCAGCAGTTCGGTGGGCACACCGTGCGTCAGGCCGTACCGCCGTCCGAACCCGTCTGAGTCGTCCGCCGTGCACGTCAGCCGCCTGTCCCTGACCGACTTCCGGTCCTACGAGCAGGTCGACCTCGACCTCGAGCCGGGCGTGACAGCCCTCGTCGGGCCGAACGGCCAGGGCAAGACCAACCTCGTCGAGGCCATCGGGTACGTCGCCACCCTCGGGTCGCACCGGGTCTCGTCCGACGCCGCCCTGGTGCGCGCGGGTGCGCCGCGCGCCGTCGTGCGGGTGCGGGCCGTGCGCGGTGAGCGGCAGAGCCTCGTCGAGCTCGAGCTGAACCCGGGCCGGGCCAACCGGGCACAGGTCAACCGCGCACCGGTGCGCCGGCCCCGCGACGTGCTGGGCATCCTGCGCACGGTGCTCTTCGCGCCGGAGGACCTGGCGCTGGTCAAGGGCGACCCGGACGGGCGCCGGCGGTTCCTCGACGAGCTCATGGTGCAGGTCCAGCCGCGGATGGCGGGCGTGCTGGCGGACCACGAGCGCGTCCTGCGCCAGCGGGGGGCGCTGCTCAAGACCGCCGGCGCCGCCCGGCGCGGCCGCCGCCACCGCTCCGCGGACGAGGGCGAGGCGGGCGCGGACCTGCGGACCCTCGACGTGTGGGACAGCAAGCTCGCCGAGATCGGCGCGCAGGTCCTGGCCGCGCGGGTCCGGCTCGTCGAGCAGCTGCGACCCCACGTCGCGGCGGCCTACGCGCAGGTCAGCGACGGTCAGGGCGAGGCGGTCCTCGGCTACCGGTCCTCGCTCGTGGCCAGCGCGCCGGACGACGACGACCGGCCGGGGCGCGCCCAGGTCGGTGGACCGGGCGTCCTCGCCCCGGCCGACGTGCCGCACCTCGATGCCGGCCCCGAGCTGCTCGAGGCGCAGCTGCTCGAGGCGATGAGCCGCCTGCGGACCCAGGAGATCGACCGCGGCGTGAACCTCGTCGGCCCTCACCGCGACGACCTCGTGCTGACCCTGGGTGGCCTGCCCGCCAAGGGCTACGCGAGCCACGGGGAGTCGTGGTCGTACGCGCTCGCGCTGCGGCTCGCGTCGTTCGAGCTCCTCACCCACGGCTCGCCCGACGACGACGCTGCGCTGGGCATCTCGGACTGGGGCGAGGGCGCGGAGCCGGTGCTCATCCTCGACGACGTCTTCGCCGAGCTCGACGTGCGGCGCC is a genomic window containing:
- the dnaA gene encoding chromosomal replication initiator protein DnaA, which translates into the protein MPPQDDSIAQVWDRAVGRLANDPATSSQQLAFIRLVRPLGLLDGTALLAVGNEFTKDYLESRVRTELNAALSEVLGMDARFAVTVDPSLDTEAARPATERPDRQDRDRDDRLDARGHDRHDDDDERAPQPSYGERSLGRVTPSARPQVEPARLNPKYLFETFVIGASNRFAHAAAVAVAEAPAKAYNPLFIYGDSGLGKTHLLHAIGHYAFSLYPGVRVRYVNSEEFTNDFINSIGEGKAGAFQRRYREVDVLLVDDIQFLQGKEQTMEEFFHTFNTLHNADKQVVITSDLPPKQLNGFEDRMRSRFEWGLITDVQPPDLETRIAILRKKAGNEKLQAPDDVLSYIASKISTNIRELEGALIRVTAFANLNRQQVDLALAEIVLKDLITDEDTAEITAAAIIAQTANYFGLTIDDLCGSSRSRVLVTARQIAMYLCRELTDMSLPKIGQQFGGRDHTTVMHANRKIRELMAERRSIYNQVTELTNRIKQQHRG
- the gnd gene encoding phosphogluconate dehydrogenase (NAD(+)-dependent, decarboxylating), yielding MHLGLVGLGKMGANMRQRLRDQGLQVTGYDRNPEVSDVESLAALVEALPQGRRVVWVMVPSGGPTRSTVEELGTLLTSGDVVVEGGNSYYKDDIEHAARLAEAGIRYVDVGVSGGVWGLANGYGLMAGGSAEDVEHLMPVFDALRPEGPREEGFVHAGSVGAGHFAKMVHNGIEYGVMQAYAEGYELLAAQDVVTDVVGTMRAWKRGTVVRSWLLDLLVAALEKDPGLSAIDDYVEDSGEGRWTVDEAIDQAVPLPVISAALFARFASRQEPSPAMKAVAALRQQFGGHTVRQAVPPSEPV
- the dnaN gene encoding DNA polymerase III subunit beta, translated to MRFRVDRDVLAEAVTWTARSLPTRPPVPVLAGVRLEADASGVVQLSSFDYEVSARSEIAADVSEPGTVLVSGRLLAEISRALPAKPVDVVLDGTKVSVTCGASRFTLLTMPVEDYPALPAMPGVVGTIAGPDLVEAVAQVTVAASRDDTLPLLTGVRVEIEGEVITLLATDRYRLALRTVGWSPADPAHSSVALVRARTLSDAAKSLGSSDRVTVALATGAGVDLIGFEAGGRHTTSLLVDGDYPAVRRLFAAEKPIHAVVSTQALTEAARRVSLVAERNTPIRLAFSEGQVVLNAGQGDDAQASEALEASLVGEDIAVAFNPQFLLDGLGALSTEFVRLAFTHPNKPVEFTGQRALEGDDDQSYRYLLVPIRFAS
- the recF gene encoding DNA replication/repair protein RecF; the encoded protein is MHVSRLSLTDFRSYEQVDLDLEPGVTALVGPNGQGKTNLVEAIGYVATLGSHRVSSDAALVRAGAPRAVVRVRAVRGERQSLVELELNPGRANRAQVNRAPVRRPRDVLGILRTVLFAPEDLALVKGDPDGRRRFLDELMVQVQPRMAGVLADHERVLRQRGALLKTAGAARRGRRHRSADEGEAGADLRTLDVWDSKLAEIGAQVLAARVRLVEQLRPHVAAAYAQVSDGQGEAVLGYRSSLVASAPDDDDRPGRAQVGGPGVLAPADVPHLDAGPELLEAQLLEAMSRLRTQEIDRGVNLVGPHRDDLVLTLGGLPAKGYASHGESWSYALALRLASFELLTHGSPDDDAALGISDWGEGAEPVLILDDVFAELDVRRRDRLAALVARAEQVLVTAAVAEDVPEQLDGARVDVMGGRVTRVR